A window from Bacteroidota bacterium encodes these proteins:
- the recJ gene encoding single-stranded-DNA-specific exonuclease RecJ, whose amino-acid sequence MRYRWRLPDPSGTGEALEHTRELSRSINVPESIASILVARNVRTFETAREYFRPSLERVHDPFLMDDMSRAVTRIIQAIQEGERITIYGDYDVDGTTSTAMLMLFFESIGVYASYHIPDRFTEGYGLSVAGIDRCFSAPETAPSLIITIDCGITSIDAVAYARSRGADIIICDHHEPVRDAGIARLPEAYAILNPIKGSCNYPYKHLCGCGVGFKLIQAISKSLDLGVDSSTQFLDFVAMASSADIVSLQGENRILTSFGLQEINERPRPGIRALIQAAQLKPGKIGTSQVVFGLAPRINAAGRLGDGGRAVKLLMSRTDDEAHHHAAELEFENSNRRRIDEEAFFEACHVVDGMLNRTSDRIIVLHNPGWHAGVIGIVASRLVERYHLPVVLLTTIDGVAKGSARSIPGFDIHSAIKRCEDKVVTFGGHKYAAGVSITIERVAEFRTAINDVASELITAEMLEPEIRADAAIDLGELNPKYFAIIRQFQPYGPDNMRPAFYSKDVEVVGYPRIVGKTTPHLKFQVRPSTVATNGSSATGLAQNLIPFTIGGGAMEAIGFGLGERLRELLGPNGRGRKDLEMIYYLEENEYMGRVTPQLVVKDFR is encoded by the coding sequence GTGCGTTACCGTTGGCGCCTGCCTGATCCATCCGGAACCGGGGAGGCCCTCGAACATACGCGTGAACTCAGTCGATCGATCAATGTACCAGAAAGCATCGCCAGCATCCTCGTAGCACGGAACGTGCGGACCTTCGAAACGGCGCGGGAATATTTCCGTCCGTCCCTCGAACGCGTCCACGATCCATTCCTGATGGACGATATGTCGCGTGCCGTCACGCGGATCATTCAGGCTATTCAGGAAGGGGAGCGGATCACCATTTATGGTGATTACGATGTCGATGGTACGACGAGCACAGCAATGCTGATGCTCTTCTTCGAATCGATCGGAGTGTACGCCTCTTACCATATTCCCGACCGGTTCACCGAAGGGTACGGTCTCTCCGTGGCCGGAATCGACCGGTGCTTTAGTGCACCCGAGACCGCGCCGAGTCTGATCATCACCATCGACTGCGGCATCACATCGATCGATGCGGTCGCCTATGCGCGTTCGCGTGGTGCGGATATTATCATTTGCGATCATCACGAGCCGGTGCGCGATGCCGGAATAGCGCGACTTCCCGAAGCGTATGCGATCCTGAATCCGATCAAAGGCTCGTGCAACTATCCCTACAAGCATCTGTGCGGTTGCGGTGTCGGTTTTAAACTCATCCAGGCGATTTCGAAGTCATTAGACCTTGGTGTCGATTCTTCGACGCAATTTCTCGATTTCGTGGCCATGGCAAGCTCGGCGGACATCGTGTCGCTGCAAGGGGAAAACCGGATTCTGACATCGTTCGGACTTCAGGAGATCAACGAGCGGCCACGGCCGGGTATTCGCGCGCTCATCCAGGCCGCGCAGCTCAAGCCCGGCAAGATTGGCACGAGTCAGGTCGTCTTCGGTCTTGCGCCGCGCATCAATGCCGCCGGACGCTTAGGCGATGGCGGGCGCGCCGTGAAACTACTCATGTCGCGGACGGACGATGAGGCGCATCATCATGCAGCCGAACTCGAATTTGAAAACTCCAACCGCCGGCGTATCGATGAAGAAGCGTTTTTCGAAGCGTGCCACGTCGTCGATGGCATGTTGAACCGCACCAGCGACCGCATTATCGTGCTGCACAATCCCGGATGGCATGCCGGGGTGATCGGCATTGTGGCATCTCGGCTGGTCGAGCGGTATCACTTGCCGGTCGTGCTGCTGACGACGATCGATGGCGTCGCGAAGGGCAGCGCGCGTTCCATTCCGGGGTTCGATATTCACTCGGCCATCAAACGCTGTGAAGACAAGGTCGTGACATTCGGGGGTCACAAATACGCCGCCGGTGTTTCCATTACGATTGAACGAGTCGCGGAATTTCGAACGGCGATCAACGATGTCGCCAGCGAACTCATTACGGCGGAAATGCTCGAGCCGGAAATCCGGGCGGATGCTGCGATCGATCTTGGCGAACTCAATCCGAAGTACTTCGCAATCATCCGCCAATTCCAACCGTACGGTCCGGATAACATGCGCCCGGCATTTTATTCGAAGGATGTAGAGGTCGTTGGCTATCCCCGAATCGTTGGGAAGACGACGCCGCACCTTAAGTTTCAAGTTCGTCCAAGCACGGTAGCTACCAATGGCAGCAGTGCAACCGGCCTCGCTCAAAATCTCATCCCGTTTACAATTGGTGGCGGGGCAATGGAAGCGATCGGGTTTGGCTTAGGCGAGCGCTTACGAGAATTGCTCGGCCCCAACGGCCGCGGACGCAAAGATCTCGAGATGATCTATTATCTCGAAGAGAATGAGTATATGGGCCGCGTGACACCGCAATTAGTGGTGAAAGATTTTCGGTAG
- a CDS encoding arsenite methyltransferase, with protein METSEQLKELVRTKYSQIAQQSKASNESSCCGAGGCSTEVATIMSDDYTALSGYAPEADLGLGCGLPTQFAKIKSGDTVIDLGSGAGNDCFVARAETGETGTIIGIDFTLAMIEKARANAERLGFDNVQFRTGDIEHIPVTADVADVVVSNCVLNLVPNKDAVFQEIFRVLKPGGHFSISDVVLLGELPEPLQKDAEMYAGCVAGAIQKQEYLGLIAKNGFTNVTIQKEKPIVIPNDILRTYLSKEAAEKFGSSESGIFSITVYAKKPAASCCGCGTY; from the coding sequence ATGGAAACCAGCGAACAACTCAAAGAACTCGTTCGAACGAAGTACAGCCAAATCGCCCAGCAGAGCAAGGCGAGCAATGAATCATCCTGCTGCGGCGCGGGTGGATGCTCGACTGAGGTCGCAACCATCATGAGCGATGATTACACGGCGCTCTCGGGCTATGCACCCGAAGCAGACCTTGGCCTGGGATGCGGACTGCCCACGCAATTTGCGAAGATCAAGTCCGGCGATACGGTGATCGATCTCGGTTCCGGCGCCGGTAACGATTGCTTCGTGGCGCGCGCCGAGACCGGCGAGACCGGCACTATCATCGGTATTGATTTTACACTGGCTATGATCGAGAAGGCCCGCGCGAATGCAGAGCGGCTGGGATTCGATAACGTGCAATTTCGCACTGGTGACATCGAGCATATTCCGGTCACTGCGGATGTGGCCGATGTCGTCGTGAGCAACTGCGTGCTCAATCTGGTGCCGAACAAAGACGCGGTGTTCCAGGAAATATTTCGGGTGCTCAAGCCTGGCGGTCATTTCAGCATCTCGGATGTCGTGCTCTTAGGAGAACTACCCGAGCCGCTGCAAAAGGATGCAGAGATGTACGCCGGATGCGTGGCCGGAGCAATTCAGAAGCAAGAGTATCTCGGACTGATTGCCAAAAACGGATTTACGAATGTAACGATCCAAAAGGAGAAGCCCATCGTCATTCCGAATGATATTCTCAGGACCTATCTCAGCAAAGAGGCGGCGGAGAAATTCGGTTCAAGCGAGTCCGGCATTTTCAGCATTACGGTTTATGCAAAGAAGCCCGCGGCCTCCTGTTGCGGCTGCGGCACCTACTAA
- a CDS encoding metalloregulator ArsR/SmtB family transcription factor, whose protein sequence is MGATKSDEFSVKDNRIATYSKALAHPARVAILRLLIERRACMCGDIVDELPIAQSTVSQHLKALKDAGLIQGDIEGAKVCYCINETEWKAAQEFLAAFFGSYDASLVACC, encoded by the coding sequence ATGGGAGCAACCAAATCAGACGAATTCTCCGTAAAGGACAACCGGATCGCCACGTATTCCAAAGCGCTGGCCCATCCGGCGCGAGTGGCGATTCTGCGGCTGCTGATCGAGCGTCGCGCGTGTATGTGCGGAGACATTGTCGATGAGTTGCCGATCGCACAGAGTACTGTATCGCAGCACCTGAAGGCGCTCAAGGATGCCGGCCTGATCCAGGGCGATATCGAAGGCGCGAAAGTTTGCTACTGTATAAACGAAACGGAATGGAAGGCGGCGCAGGAATTCCTCGCGGCGTTCTTCGGCTCCTACGATGCCTCCCTGGTCGCGTGTTGCTGA
- a CDS encoding type II toxin-antitoxin system VapC family toxin, which translates to MLVVDANILAYLLIEGDRNQAALKLLDRDSDWHSEAFVLTELTNVLVTCIRTNALTLEQSIGVLERAEATLKAKLHFVSHFDALRIANEFGVTAYDARYLVLARKLGLRLVTEDRKLRKAAPALTQSLDDALK; encoded by the coding sequence ATGCTCGTCGTCGATGCGAACATTCTGGCCTATCTGCTGATCGAAGGCGACCGTAATCAAGCCGCGTTGAAATTATTGGATCGCGATTCCGACTGGCATAGTGAAGCATTCGTACTGACCGAATTGACCAATGTCCTCGTCACCTGCATTCGCACGAACGCGTTGACACTCGAACAATCCATCGGCGTCCTTGAACGCGCCGAAGCGACGCTGAAAGCGAAGCTTCATTTCGTTTCTCATTTCGATGCCCTTCGGATCGCCAATGAATTCGGAGTTACGGCCTACGATGCACGCTACCTCGTCCTTGCTCGCAAACTTGGCCTTCGCCTTGTGACCGAAGATAGAAAACTTCGCAAAGCCGCGCCAGCACTGACCCAATCGCTCGATGACGCCCTCAAGTAG
- a CDS encoding VOC family protein produces the protein MKIVNPYFNFPGKTEEAFNFYKSVFGGEFLFLQRFKDTPQAGPISPDEANGIMHVSLKVGESTLMGTDAVESAGHKVTMGNNVNLSLETDSREEADRIFKGLSPGASNIMPLQDMFWGSYWGSLKDKYGVCWMVNYTKPKQ, from the coding sequence ATGAAGATCGTCAATCCATATTTCAATTTCCCGGGCAAGACCGAGGAAGCATTCAACTTTTACAAGTCCGTGTTTGGTGGCGAGTTCCTGTTCCTGCAGCGGTTCAAGGATACTCCGCAGGCGGGTCCCATCTCGCCGGATGAGGCGAACGGCATCATGCACGTCTCGCTCAAAGTAGGCGAGAGCACACTGATGGGTACGGATGCCGTCGAATCCGCCGGACATAAAGTAACCATGGGGAACAACGTGAATCTATCCCTCGAGACCGACAGCCGCGAGGAAGCCGATCGCATCTTTAAGGGACTCTCACCCGGCGCCTCGAACATCATGCCGCTTCAGGACATGTTCTGGGGATCCTATTGGGGCTCGCTGAAGGACAAATACGGCGTCTGCTGGATGGTCAATTACACCAAGCCGAAGCAGTAA
- a CDS encoding YciI family protein — MRFLVIVKASKASERGDMPSTEMLTAMGRFNQQLVDAGIMLAADGLHPSSKGARVHFGKNQTVTKGPFTNTNDLVAGYWVWRLPSLDDAIAWLKRAPFLEGDEVEIRPIFEAEDFGEQLTQELREQERRQGQKIAEYAG, encoded by the coding sequence ATGCGATTTCTTGTCATCGTCAAAGCATCGAAAGCATCGGAACGTGGAGATATGCCATCAACCGAAATGCTCACAGCAATGGGCAGATTCAATCAGCAGTTGGTCGATGCGGGCATCATGCTCGCTGCCGACGGTCTTCATCCATCATCGAAAGGCGCGCGAGTTCACTTCGGTAAGAACCAGACCGTTACGAAGGGACCATTCACCAACACAAATGATCTCGTCGCCGGCTACTGGGTTTGGCGGTTGCCATCGCTCGATGATGCGATCGCCTGGCTCAAGCGTGCGCCGTTTTTAGAGGGCGATGAAGTCGAGATTCGCCCGATTTTCGAAGCTGAAGATTTCGGCGAGCAGCTCACACAGGAGTTGCGCGAGCAGGAGCGCCGTCAGGGGCAGAAGATCGCGGAGTACGCGGGATAA